Within the Gimesia sp. genome, the region ACTCGCCGCCTGTACCACTGCGTGAAGATGTGATCGACAGCCGCGATGAATTAAAGGCGGTTCCATCGTCGATGATCGTAGCGGAGGCCACTCCAGAGGCATTGAACTTCTCGGCGATGTCTGCCAGGGTGTCGGTTGCTTCGATGGAAATTTCCGTGGTCTGTCGACTGGTAACACCGGTAGTTCCGGAACCCAGAATACCCAGGCTGGCTGCGACCGAACCTCCTGAAACTTCTTCGATCTTTACATCAAATGAGCTGCCTCCCGTGCTTTCCACGATGAAGCCGTCGCCGGTGTCGTTCAGGCGGGCATTGATCTGGGCGCCCGCGGTCCCTGCGGCATCGTTGATCTTCGTGAGGACATCGCCGATGGTTTTAGTGGTCTCTGTATCGGACAGGTCAACTACGAAGCTGGTACCATCACGGTCGATAATGCGGATACTACCCGAAGGGATCTCGGTCCCGTTTTTTCCGTAGGTTTCCAGTGATGTATTCTGATTGACGTATCGCAGGTCGAGCGAGCCGGAGTCGACCGTGTGTTTGTTATCTGCCAGCAGCGTGTCGATTTTGAGTGTGCTCGCGAGGTTGCCACTCACGTCCTGAATTTCAATCGATGTGCCCGAGGCGGCGGAAGTATCCTTGATGGAAATACCGGTTCCCGCCTGATTCAGACTGGCTTCAATCTGAATACTGCCGTTGCCATTGATGAGATCGATTACCTCGTTCAGCGTTTTTGCGGAAGAGAAATCGATGGTGGCATTTCCTCCCGCCCCATCTTCGATGTATACCGACCCGGCATTTAAAACCGGTCCCCCGGACTGGACTCCCCCATTCAGATTTCTGAGCAGGACTGAATTCAGCCCGCCGCTGAGTGTGCCCGTGATGACGCCGCCTGTACCCGTCGTTTCGATATCCAGTTCCCGGGCCGCCAGTGATCCATTCAGAGCACTGACGGTGAAAGATCCTGCCCCGCCGGTATTATCGGTCAGGGTCAGTTGTCCGCTACTGGAGACGGCTGCAGTAACATTACCACCGTTGGAAGCATGATTATTGATCAGATCGACCACGTCACCGACCGACTGAGCTGTATCCAGGTTGATATCAAAGGTACTGCCATCAGAAGCGAGGATCTGAAAATCATCCAGTCCGCTGACAGTTGTGATACCGTTACCGTCGTTGGTTTGTGACAGTTTGAATTCTTCGGTGATGCGGTAGACAGAATCACCGTCAAAAGAGGGACCAACGACAGATTTCAGAATTCCCAGGTCGGCTGCTGTTTTTCCGCCAGCCACTTCACTGATTTTCAGAGTTCCCGAACCCGAGCTGGTATCGCTGATGACCAGGTGATCATTCTGGATGCTGGCAACCACCGAAGTGGCTGACTGGTTGATCTGATTGACGACATCGTCAATGGTCAGTGTTTTGGAGAGATCAACGATTTCGGTCTGACCGTCACGGTCTGTGATCCGAATGCTGCCGCGCTGCACCCCCGCGCCGTTGTTGAGTTCTTCCAGTAACCTGGACTGATTCAGTTCCCCGCCGTTGGAAATTGTAATCGTGGTCGCGGTCCCGATGGGGGTGGTGTCAGTATCGGGGAAACCATCGGATATGACCTGGTGGTTAGTGGCGGTCTGCAGACCCTGTAGCTGGTAAGTGGCTGCGGTGGCGGTGCTGTTGGCAGCGACGCTGAACTGCTGGGTATCGGAGCTGGTGGCCTTCAGGGTTTCGAAGGTGCTTTTCAGATTCAGTTTCTGAGTTGCGGTCTTGAGAGTCAGCAGGTTGGCTTCGAGGGTTTTGATGCCCCCTTCCGTCGCTTCGAACGCCTGCGCACGGCTGGACAACTTCACCAGCGCGTTTTTCTGCACGCCGATGATCGCATCTACAATTTCATTGATATTTAATCCGGTTGCCAGACCGACACCGGAACTGATGCCTGACATGTTAGTAAATCTGTCTGATTCTACTGAGGTTCGTCATTTTCAAAATCTGTCCGCGCAGGGGATACTACAGACTCACAATATTTATCGGTTAGTTAAAACCTGCTGCTTGAGTCGGCCTGTTTTATCTCAGCCTGTGGAACTTGATCTCAGGTTGAGTTGAGGGGTTGTGTCGGCTGTACTGGCTGACAATGCTGAAGTGATGTAATAAAGCACAGCCTATTCCGGGTAACCAAACTGTGTTACTAGAGGTTTAAAGAACCGGTTTACCATGGCCTGTTCTGATTGAGAAAGTTCATCGCGCCATTTCCCGATCTGCAGTGGTTGTACAACCGAAGTATCCGCGGTATGTTCCTGGTCGATGCGGACCGTCTGTCCCACTACCGGTTCATCCGATTCAGATGAGGCTGGTTGTACAGACAGCTCGCGAACTTCTTCCGCAATACGGGCAACAACATCCAGTTTTAAGAGAACTCCCAGTTGGGTCGCCATCTGGAAGATCAGGGCTTCTGAATGAGTTGCGATATGTTCATAAGGGATGACCATAATGCCCGGCAGGGGCAGTGCATGGTGGATTTCCTGGTACGCGGAAACGGTGGCTTCTACGGCATCTGAAAAAGAAGTCTGATGCAACTGCATCGAAGTGCTGACCACATCCCGTGGATCACGATAGTGGTAAAATGGACGGACAGCACCCTGTTGTGCTGCCTGGATCGCCTCTTCTGTTAACAGATCAAACTTGAGAATCATGCGCTCATGAACATTCATCGTACCGATAATCTGATTCAATTCTTCGATACACGCAGGTTCCTCAACCCGGAAGGTATGGTTCTGGCTTTCCCAGATTTTTTTAAAGACGGCCTGTGACCAGTCCGTACCGGAGTTGGGGATACCGAAATTGAAGATAATCATGTTCTAATCCTGTTTCAGAGCGAGTCTTGAAAATGCCTGCTTACTGGTTCTGATCTGCGTCGATCGAGTCGAGACGTCGTTCTTTTTGTGAGAGAAACTGAGGGCGGGGAATCTGTGAGCCACCGCGGGTTTCTTCACGACGGTAGGGATGGTTATCATCGAAATAGTTGATCAGTTGTCCCTGATACTCGATCAGAATCGTCTCACAGGGAATCTGATTACGCTGAATTTCGAGAACGATGTCCGCGGCCCGCCACTGTGTGGCGATCAGAATGACATCGACCGGATGATCCAGTAACCAGTCGCGGAAGTGAATTTCCTGTCCCGTGCCCGGCACGAATGTGCCAGCTTTATTCATGTCGGAATCGATGACGGTAGGGAAACGTTGCATATCCAACTGGTGCTGGTTGATAAAGGCGGCTGCTTTACCGGTCCCTCCCCAGATGGCAGTCCGTTTGCCGGTATTGGCCAGCTCTTCGAACTGAACTGCCAGTTGAGCAGCTGACTGTCGGGCCTTCTTCTGGAAGGCGATCGCCTGACGTGCCAGTTCGACCTGGTGCTGCTGTGGTTCGAAACTGGCCATACCATAAATGACTTCACCATTGTAGCTGGTTTCGATCAGATCCACATGAGTGGCACAACGGGTCAACAACCGTTCCAGTGACTGTGAAGTGAAGTGAGAATTGTGTTCGTAGAAGAAGTCCACGGTACGACCGGCTGCCAAAACGCCGTCGATACAGGGAACTTCGATAAACAGACGCGTTGCACAATCCGCGACATTGGCGGCGAAGGCCACTTCCTGAGCGAAGCCCAGAGGGTTCATCAGGTGTTCGAAGACATGCCGACTGATAATCAGATCGGGCTGGAGTTCAGCCAGATGTTGTCCGGGTTCAAACAGCATGGTGCGTGCTTCAATCAGTCCCCCCTCGGTTTCGATTTCCGCGTTGGGATCGAAGCCAATGAACTTTCCAGAAGGAATTTTCTTTGCCAGCGAACGGATGAGGTGTCCTTCCCCGCAACCGATTTCGACTACTGTCGGGTTCTCGGGGAGGCTGGCAGCGATCAGATCACAGACTTTCTGCAGGTGCTCAGACCAGATGGCCCCTTTGTTGAACATCAGGTTGGGTTTGTCGGAGTAGGGAACCTTCGCATAATCGAAGGCCGCATTCGAGATATGGCCACAGTCCACACACCGCATAAAATCATGCGGCAGGCGTTCCATGGCCTGTGCTTCTTCCGTGCTTTGAGGCCAGGCCAGTGTGGTTAAAGGCAGCAGTCCACCATCGTAGAACTGAACTGCGATGTGATAACTGCAGGCCGGGCAGGTATAGTTTCGCATAGCCGTATCGTAAATGTTAGAACGATCTAAGTTTTCTGACGGCTGTGATTCAGCATCCATGCCATG harbors:
- the fliD gene encoding flagellar filament capping protein FliD; translated protein: MSGISSGVGLATGLNINEIVDAIIGVQKNALVKLSSRAQAFEATEGGIKTLEANLLTLKTATQKLNLKSTFETLKATSSDTQQFSVAANSTATAATYQLQGLQTATNHQVISDGFPDTDTTPIGTATTITISNGGELNQSRLLEELNNGAGVQRGSIRITDRDGQTEIVDLSKTLTIDDVVNQINQSATSVVASIQNDHLVISDTSSGSGTLKISEVAGGKTAADLGILKSVVGPSFDGDSVYRITEEFKLSQTNDGNGITTVSGLDDFQILASDGSTFDINLDTAQSVGDVVDLINNHASNGGNVTAAVSSSGQLTLTDNTGGAGSFTVSALNGSLAARELDIETTGTGGVITGTLSGGLNSVLLRNLNGGVQSGGPVLNAGSVYIEDGAGGNATIDFSSAKTLNEVIDLINGNGSIQIEASLNQAGTGISIKDTSAASGTSIEIQDVSGNLASTLKIDTLLADNKHTVDSGSLDLRYVNQNTSLETYGKNGTEIPSGSIRIIDRDGTSFVVDLSDTETTKTIGDVLTKINDAAGTAGAQINARLNDTGDGFIVESTGGSSFDVKIEEVSGGSVAASLGILGSGTTGVTSRQTTEISIEATDTLADIAEKFNASGVASATIIDDGTAFNSSRLSITSSRSGTGGELILESDYDFGFSTSVEAKDALIRIGSNPQTSFLLTSSTNSFDDAITGLEIDLLSVGDAPSTINVARDTSGIKTTIKSFVNSYNSFVDATDSLTGFDPETNQRGVLNGNSLIFNITSRLEGLLTKKLSVSNNSIKSLSELGIVFNSSGKLQLKESTLDQKLADDPTAITEFFQQEDHGFAVVMDEVITSMTDPFTGTLKAQTDSLQASALSLNTRVAELNEILEARRQRLIEQFTLQETLVNQLNSQQTALNRLNASSDK